In Hirundo rustica isolate bHirRus1 chromosome 4, bHirRus1.pri.v3, whole genome shotgun sequence, a genomic segment contains:
- the IKBIP gene encoding inhibitor of nuclear factor kappa-B kinase-interacting protein isoform X1 — translation MSEVKPRKKGISSSKTSEGSQKAAEKSSNYGKLASPRTSNSHSSFWMDSRTSLSIVSLAVCLVVSWFLFQQSSQFADLDRKYNFLHQEAEKILDVGNKVNFISEKLESSESILQEAASSISVMTEFGQEISSLHNIINDIQNNEQTLSLKMQSINEKFQNVSNSWRRSLDEMNRNASGLKSEAKFIHTEVTSKINEVDQRIKSLSERVRDLEDSTARNIRTLKRQEDDEFSRVEQQLNLDAKSVEKLEKEQNSLVAKDTDLNQRLANYEPKIEECKTHLPTIENAIHSILRLSSSLLGMEKKIEDLKTQLYAVENDMLKTVSDTVAIQKALEGLQSNGSLLEVQHEITVLETGPDLTVSSKAKEVTLESFNLENDQNGDK, via the exons atgtCTGAAGTTAAGCCAaggaaaaaaggtatttcttcATCCAAGACCAGTGAAGGTTCACAGAAGGCTGCTGAGAAGTCCAGTAATTATGGGAAGCTGGCAAGTCCCAGGACCAGCAATAGTCACAGTTCCTTTTGGATGGACTCAAGGACAAGTTTGAGTATTGTTTCCCTTGCTGTTTGCCTGGTGGTCAGCTG GTTTCTATTTCAGCAATCAAGTCAATTTGCTGATCTGGACAGAAAGTACAATTTTTTACAtcaagaagctgaaaaaatCCTGGATGTGGGAAATAAAGTTAACTTTATTTCTGAAAAG CTTGAGTCTTCTGAAAGTATCCTGCAAGAAGCTGCCTCATCTATCTCTGTGATGACTGAGTTTGGGCAGGAAATATCTTCTCTTCATAACATCATAAATGATATTCAGAACAATGAACAGACTCTCTCTCTAAAGATGCAGAGCATTAATGAGAAGTtccaaaatgtttcaaattCCTGGAGAAGAAGCCTGGATGAAATGAATAGAAATGCTAGTGGTTTAAAATCTGAAGCAAAGTTCATACATACAGAAGTTACTTCCAAAATCAATGAAGTTGACCAAAGAATTAAATCCCTTTCAGAAAGAGTAAGAGATTTGGAAGACAGTACAGCCAGAAATATCAGAACACTAAAAAGGCAAGAAGATGATGAATTCTCTAGAGTTGAACAACAGTTGAACTTGGATGCAAAGTCAGTTGAAAAGctagaaaaagaacagaataGTCTGGTGGCAAAGGACACAGATCTGAATCAGAGACTTGCAAACTATGAACCGAAAATTGAGGAGTGCAAGACCCATTTGCCAACAATTGAAAATGCTATTCACTCTATTCTTAGGTTGTCAAGTAGCTTGCTTGGTATGGAGAAGAAGATAGAGGATTTGAAGACACAGCTGTACGCTGTGGAAAATGACATGTTGAAAACTGTTTCTGATACAGTGGCAATACAGAAGGCTCTTGAAGGCCTACAGTCCAACGGCAGCTTGTTGGAAGTGCAGCATGAAATAACTGTTCTAGAAACAGGGCCTGACTTAACAGTatcttcaaaagcaaaagaagtaACTTTAGAAAGCTTTAACTTAGAGAATGACCAGAATGGGGATAAGTGA